From the Juglans microcarpa x Juglans regia isolate MS1-56 chromosome 7D, Jm3101_v1.0, whole genome shotgun sequence genome, the window ACTTGGATACAAGTCCCTATACTTGCCAAGTCTTGTGTCCAGCAAAGCCTAGTCCTTAGACTCGTTGTGGGGTTACACACATGGCCACTCAAATACAAGTCCCTAGATTTGCCAAACCTTGTGTCCAGTaaagccgagtccctagactcgccctGGGTAAAGGCCAGGCCCAGAGCATCTCGAGCTCTGCCCACTTGGCTACTTGGATACAAGTCTTTAGACTTGTCGAGCCTCTTATCCAACAAAGTTGGGTCCCTAAACTCGCCGAGGGGTTAAGGTTGAGCCAAGAGCATTCCAAACTCTGCCCATTCGGCCACTTGGATGCAAGTTCATAGACTTACCGAGCCTCGTACCAGCAAAGTCGACTTACTAGACTCTCCGCGGGGTTAAGGCTGGGCTCACCACAGGGTTACCGCATGGCCACTTGGATATAAGTTCCTAGACTCGCCAAGCCTTGTGCCCGACAAAGTTGAGTCACGAGATTcatgtccaaaaaaaaaaaaaaaaatagagagagagcaAGAAAGAACAAGTacacaagcaaaaaaaaaaccgatctatatatatgagagtcAATTTATATCTAAGCCCGGATTACAAAAAGAGGAGGGAAGCAACAAAGGGGTTCGGAGCTCATACAATAGCAACTACTGGGGCGGAGGGGGAACGCCCGTGAAGATTGAAGGCATCCCTGCCCTCCCAAGGTTCTTGATGAACACGATGAGGGTTCGGTTCTAGGGAGGCCAAACTCAAAGTGTTGAGATCCGTCTCAGGATGGTCTCGTAGATGGTCTCGCAACCTGTCAAAGCCCTCCTTGTAGCCATACTCCCAAGTCGCATTTTGAATGGCCCAAGTGTTTTGGATTTGGGACCTGATCTCACCCAAGTACTTGCCACTAGCCTCTTGGCTGGTGGACGAGATTTGAGTGTCCCGAGCCAAGATGATGTTTGTCGCATTCACTAACTTGGCTTGGAAGTTACAGGCCAGAGCCTTGTTCCGCTGCACCTCTGCCCTCTCACGTCGAACTTCCAGAAAGAGCGAGAAGTGCTTGAGCAATATCTGCGAGTGTCGCCTGGCAGCAAAGCATTAGAAGCCCCCTCCAAGCCAACTATAACTCCTCATCCCTCTCTTTAAGTCCCTCTGGGCATCGGCGTGCCCATCCTGGAGACGCTTGCACTCCGAGGCAACCCAAGAAAGCTCCTTCTTGATCTCGACCATCTCCATCTTCAGCAcgatctttttccttttgagcTTCTGGACCTTTTCCCTCAGGAGCCCATGGCACTTCTTCAAGGCCTCGAAGTCGTCTATCAGCTGATCGCACTCTAGGGAGAGAACCTCAATCTCCCATTTCGCTTCGTGAACATTCATGCGGGTGAGAAGGGCTAGGGACCAGAGTGCCAGGTCTCTTCCTCGAGCTCCTCGCACTCCTCAACGATTATGCCCACCAATTGGTTCGCAACCTACAAAATGAGGAAGTGCTAAAATGAGAAAGGGGAATGCACCCTGGGACGAGCTAAGTACAACCAAAGCATACCTGGGCAAATAGAGGCCTTAGTTTCTGGGCCTCCTGCTCGATCGCCTCAGCCCGGGCCTTATCAAAGCCCAAGCTAGTGGTCTGGCTCACCCCCAATCCAACACGAGAGGAAGGGGCAGCACCCCCTAACGGACTCCAAGGAAAGACCCGCATCGGGGCTTTCGGCACATCAGCCTCCTCCTGTTCAAAAACTCTTACTTCCTTCTCGGGTCCCTTAGATACGACAGGACCTGAGGAAGGTTCTTCAGCCTCCAAGGGCCCCTTGTCGGTCATGGGCTGAACCTCCTCCTCGATTGAGCCTGACTCACCCATCAAAGGACTTTGCTGGGACGCCCCCTCTAGAGAGGTAAGATAGGAGTCCACCTTCGGCTTTGGGGAGGAGCGCTTGGAACGTGACGGGATCGACACACGATCGTTGCTTAACTCCACGATGAAAGGAGGGCACAAGTCTACCCCCTCATTATTGCTGGGTCTCAAAACTGCTGAGAAGGAGGAAGCCCCTACCCTAGTACTTGGAGAAATGGAGGGAGCAACACTTTCTCGATCGGTGATCTCTAGGACAGAAGTAAGGACTGGAGACCTCGTTGTGGCCGGTGGAGTGACAAGCAGATCGGCCTCTCGCACAAGTGTCTCCTCGAAGGAGACAAGAGGTTCAACAACCGAGGCCCCCCGAGGAGCTGGTTGCATTAAGGCGTTGAAGAAGGTGGCCCAAAAAACGTCGTCATCTTCCTCCTTTTCGACGATGAATGTTGGCAGAATGGATGACGAGGCAAGCGTAGAGTGTTGCGCACCTACGAAAGAGGTAGTTCCCTAGGTAAGGGGAACGAGGATCTTTGGGCGCTCGGGCAGCACGCACTGGGACCCCCGACCTAGCTTCTCGACGTCCTATGGGGAGAGGGAAACCTGGTCCCTCTGGCTCCACTTCGGGAAACACCCTCTCTGCTTCAGGATCCCCCAGCCTCGCTTCGGAACCTCGCTAGCCTCATCGCGAGCCACCTTTGGCCACTTCCCCTTGCTACTAGTCATGGGAGGATTCGAGTGATGCTTCTGACCCCGGGGCGATGAAGGGTCACTCAAGAAATCCCGACCAAGCAGATATGAGCGGTCGGGGATAATCAAGTAGCTCCTGATGTTGACGTTGGATAGCACTGTGTCGTAAGGGTGGGTTGATACCCAAGATAGCATTATCGCTAACCTGGCCTCCTCCTTCCTGGACAAATTAATAGATAGGCTTTTGGACAGGGGGACGTACGACCAAATGACTTGAACAGGAAACTTCTGATGGGCCTCTTCCCCCTCAGGTTACTCCCATCCTGAGCCCAAGACAAAAAAGAACTTCTTGGACCAGTCTTTGCTGTGCGAGTGGCGCGACTCAAGGCTAGTGGTGCACCTCCTGGCCTTGTATGCCTTGGAAGCTGCACAAACTCTTGTCAAGGCGTAGCACGCGATCCACTGACAGGAACTCCCGAGCCGTCAAGTCGAGGTACTTTTCAGAACTAGCACTAAGAACCCTCCAATAGATGATGGAACTGGCCATCAGGAGCCACTAGGCGTTCGAATGGAGCTGCGTGGGGGCTAGCCCCAAGAAGCTGAGAACATTGCGAACGAACGTGAAGGGGTAGAGCGCCACATGGGCTGCCATCCTGTCAGAACCCATGGTAGACACTCGACGCCCTGGGACCTCCAAAACCGCCAATGCAGGGATGTTGTACTTTGCCCTGAACGCCCGGAGGTCATTAGGGAGATCGATGACTCAAAACTCTTTCCAGTGAAGTACAGGGGCTTGTGCTGAAAGAACCTTTCAAGGCCATGGGAATGGCTAAAGATGAtaatgagaaagaagaagagggacACTGAAAGCTCGAGGGAATGAAGGAAGGGGCAACGATGATGAGAAGCTCAGAGAAGAGAGGTAGTAACAGGGAAAAGAGAAAGGAGAGGGGCCTTATATAGGGCTGCACATACGACGAGGCAACGGAAGCCAAGGCGTCGTTGATGATGCGGGCGAGTGGCCTCGAGAAACGCTACCGAAGTGGGAAGCCACATCGAGTGCGTGGGGAGCATGAGCCAATGTACAGCCTAGGACGTGGGGAAACACCCCCACCGAATCCAACCTTCAGGAAGCTGGAGAGATCGCGGAAACTAAGGCGATGCAAGTATTGAATAACGTGGGTAGGTGGCCTCATGGAACCCAACCGATGCGGGACTGTGCAGATGTGGGAAGCCACGTCGGGCGCGTGGGAAGCACGGGCCAATGCACGACCTGGGACATGGAGAAACGCCCCCACCGAATCCAATCGTCGGGAAGCTAGAGAGACCGTGGAAACTAAGGCAACACAAACATTAAATGATGCGGGTAGGTGGCCTCGTGGAACCTAACCGGCGCAGACCCGCGCAAACATGGGAAGCCACGTCAGGCGCATGTGGCCAAGGCCCAGCCCGGGACGTGGGGAAACACCGCCACCAAGCATTGATGATGGGGAGAATGGTCGCAAGGAACGCGCCCAAGGGAGGCGTGACAAATATGTTTTGAATTCCCACCACACGAGGGTGCTCATAATTCGTGGGGTACTATAAGGGGAGTAATCCCTAGGGTTGGGCCAGGGGGTCGGGCTCAACCCATGAGGCCCGAACAGTTTTAGGGCCCGAGGACAAGGGCAAGGCAAAACCAGGCCTGCTCAGGAGGCTCGGGAAGGGAAGCAGTTAGGCTACACGCGTTGACTAGAGCATGGAAAGTAAAATTGTCTGACACCATTGTTGGCCGACATTCAGGGATAGTCTCTGAACCTCAACGTCTAGACATGCCTAAGGGATGGAAGCACTTGACTGGGGTCACACCACGACAGagagccacgccacattaaatgaATCTCGAGATTGGGCATGCCTCGACGTGCCTCCAGGGATGTCAGTAACAGCCACAATCGAGCCTAGCAAGCCTGCTGCGCAACAGGGAGATGGCCGGGACACTCAGTCCCGATACGGTGCGACACACTCACTATCTCCTTCCTGAGAATCGCCCCAACCAGGTTATATACCCTCTCCCTCAGCCAGGGGAGGGGTTTAGACACTTTTACTCTTCAATTCATAATCCCCACGAAGAAATCACATACTGACTTTAGCATCGGAGGTGTCTCCCACCACCCCGAAACTCTCATTTCTTCATAGTAGCAGGCAGATGAACTGTGCCCTCGTGGAGTTGCTCGGgctgtgaaacacgacatcaacactactattcactactattcaatattctatcattactttttcactactattcacagaatatttgatatcatctcactatccaaatgcaACCTTGACCGATCTAGCGAAGATTGGAGACAACTCTTCAACTGTCCAACACCAAGCTTCGAGTCACCAACACCAGTCTCCTCTTACACAAATATGAGAGATattaattctatttatcatcctcacactacacactatatataattttttatttttttattttattttttgctctgagcaaatatgtggtgtataatGATGAGTATAAgaacttaattagtttataaagaataaaaaagaataaaaaataagtatagtatatgggataatgagtagcaaaactcttaagATTTTGCTTAAAGGATTTTCATTTCACCAATTTTTTTGCTTGAATTTAGGGAGTTTGTAAGATATTAACGCCTCGtcggttacacagatgagacgaaaaatatgtgaataataatgagataatttgtgaataataatgaaattatttaagtgaagatgttttatgaaattttggaaaaagagaaaaaaaagtttataaaaaatattgttaaaatataattttttaatataatttttattttaagatttgagaaaattgaattatttttatgttttgtttgtaagtttgagaaaatcgtaatgattaaatgaaaaagtttaaaaattaaaattgagaagtgtttgtatttaaatgatatttagatgttgagatgagatgatctataaaacaaaacaaggtCTAAAAGACTCTTTAGCTTTTTTGACATTGCAATAAAATGATGATTAGGGCAGTCCACAATAATTTGAGGGTCTATACCATGTTAGAGATAGAAAATAGTAGcgtaatttgaaaatttttataccACAAATTATTCAcgtaacataatttaatttataaaatttaaatttcaatagtcaaaatttgaagaaaaataaaggactTTTAAATACAACTATtttcacaattatattttaaagtaaatattagtaagtaaatattagtttttaagatgataataatttatttaaaacgaTTTTGGgtttgtcaaaaatattttgaaaaaaagtaaactaCTAAACTGGACGAAGACAGGTCCCTACAATTAAGGTTTTCTTTTAAAGTTCAAGTAAATTAGGTTTTCCGACTTTGAGATTGGAAATAAGACTTGTGAAGCGCCCCCCATGACTTGCACCAAACCATCTAACCGACCAATGAATTTCACTTCCACCGAAAAGCAGAAGAACCCAGGTGTATACTCCCAATAAATTCCCGCCACGTGTAAGCTCGGTTGATTCGGACAGAAACTATGATCTCAGAAGCTCACCCGCGGGTAATGCAAGATCTGTGTGAAAAGGGAGCCGTGGTGCTATTTGAATCACCGCTTTTGGATGAACAAAACCCTCTTTCTCCCAAAACCCAAACCCTTGGCGGCTGTGTGAGCGTGTGCGAGACCCGCcccttgtctctctctctctctacgagGGTTCATCCATCTGTCTTCGTTCTCTAAAACCCCCCTAAATACTAttgggttttagggttttaccCGTCTGAAGAAGATCTATCCACTAATACCGGTCATGGCTACCGTTGCTCCTCCTGCGGATCGTATCCTTAATCGCTGTCTTCGTCTGGGTCTGCTTTGGTTTcttggtttttctttcttctttgatcTGCTTATACCTTACTTGAGTTTCGATCCCACGGGGTCTTTGTTGCTTATTTTATTGGTTTCTGTTCGAGCTATATAAATATAGATCTGTGGGAGATGTGTATTTTTGGCGTTCTATTAGGGtctattttttatggtttaggTTAGTTTCCATTAGGGGTTATATTTTATGCGATGTTTTGTCTAGTACGGGTATGGAGTGGAGATCTTTGTTTTTTATGATTTGAGTTTGCGTATTTATAGGTGAGGTTTTCTTTCAATCTGTGCTCAGATTGCCCTTTCGTGATTTATTGGGGTTTGGTGTTTTCcaagtttttgaaaattttgtgtatttCAATTTGTTGATGTTCTTGATGAACTGTTGATTGAATCGACAGTTCCTGAGACGGGTCTGAAGTTTTGGTTATTATGTTGATTAAGGACGTGCATCTTAgagatatatatacactttgTTTAATCTATCCTCAAAGATTGGGATTTTCTCAATTCAAATTTGGGTGTTTGGTATGCAATTCTACTTTGAATGGTTTGGGCaaagatttgagattttttacGAAATTATGTGAATGAACGTATGCCATCTGCCATGCTGCGATCATTGGTGAACAATAAATTAGACTCGTGCCACagaaacaattattttcttatgCTTCGTTGATTTGGGATTTTGAAAGATGGATTATATACTGATATTTCATTCAATGTTTGTATTTAGTCTCCAGAAATATGCGTTTCCTTCACTTCTTTTTTCAACAGAAGCTACAGATTTACTACAGAAATTGTCGTTAGATTCTCAAACCAAGGCCTTGGAAATTCCTGAGCCCACCAAGAAGGTAACTTACTGTGATCTTTGATTGGCTGGTTAAGTGCATCCTATTTTCTATTGATCTGTGCCGATTGGATTGAGTTCCTCATTCTTCTGATAGAAATTAGGCGCTTACTCGTTCAGGAACTactaaataaaatgaagttttatgattttcatatgcaaaaatatttattgcctATGAATAACTGAAAATGGGATAGAATCTGTCAAACATCAAGGCGGAACATCTATTTTGATTGATTGAGTTTCAATGAAAAATCATTACTAGGTAAATTCctctttttttacttataaaaaagggGTAAATTCCTCTAGTTTTACTGCTATTTGTGTGGCTTAAAATTGATTACGCTTTTATGCAGCCTTCATCCAATCAATATGGGTCTGTTGATTCTGCCAATGCTACAAACGGTCAGATCCCATCATTTGAGCGGTCTGTGACTCCATTACTACCTGATTTCATGGATCCATCCGTGTGTTATGTACCTAATGGTTATCCACCTGCTGCCTTTTTCTATGGAAGTAAGTTGATATGTGAACTTGGGATTTTATCTATTGGAAGATTAAATTGTTTCTGTTTTTCCCCCATTCAAACATTATTGTATGGATTACACGTTGTCTGCTGCTGGATTTCTTTCCTTAATGTTGGAAGGTTAAAGTCTTGTATTTACCTGTATTTGTTTTTTAGGCTATGATGGGACGGGTAATGAGTGGGATGACTACTCAAGATATCTGAATCCTGATGGAGTTGAGATGACTTCTGTAAGTTGTGCTTTCACAGTGATGACATTCATTCCTCTCTATAACCTTGGTATcaattgaaatttttgttttgttattataaattCTTGATATGTTTGCATATGCTTTAGTCATGTACACAAATGATTCTGATATATTATAAGCTTATGTTATGATGTAACTGTTTCTTTTTTCAGGGAGTTTATGGGGATAACGGGTCTCTTTTGTATCACCATGGTTATGGATATGCACCATATGGTCCATATTCACCAGCAGGCTCACCAGTTCCAACTATGGGTAATGATGGTCAGTTATATGGGCCTCAGCACTACCAGTATCCATTCTACCAGCCACTGAATCCAACCAGTGGGCCTTACACTCCAACTCCAGCTGCCCctcaaaatgacatttctaCCTCTGCAGCTGCTGATCAAAAGCCTTTGCCTGTGGATGCAGCTAATGGGAATTCTAATGGGGTTGCAAATGGCGGTGCTGTCAAGGGAAATTATGCTCCCACTCCCTTAAAGCCAGCTCATCAGAATTCATTTGTTTCTAGTCGTTCATATGGATCTGGTGCTCTTTCAGGGCTTGGTCCCAACTCCAATTATCAGGATGGAAGATTTAGTTTTGATGTGTTAAGGTCTCCCTTCCCATGGTTAGATGGTCCACTGCTTTCAGATGGGCATCATCGACCTGTGACTAGCACGGCGATCTCTTCTCCAATTTCAAATGGCAATAATCTTCCATCTTCGAGGAATCAGAACTTTCGtccaaatagtaattatatTGTATGCATGACTCACATTATTTCATTGGGTACTTAcaggtttatattttaattaaacaggTGTCGTATGGTTTTTTAAAAGATTGGCCGAGACATCAACTAGGTTTCTTGCTGGTTGGTTGAAGCTATGGTCATAGTTGAGGCAAAGTATACACTAATAGGATAAAGGaaaatatcttatttcaatTCTTTTGTTGGTTGAGCAGCTCATCCTTTCGGTTCATTCCAAGCTTCAGCTCtgttgaaaattgaatgaaaTAATTGAGTAGATAGCGTTTAGCTGACTTGTTGAATTTAGTGCTGCTCTTAAAACGGGTGTtctacggttttttttttttttgtagcttCATGTTTGCACCTCATTGAACTTTCTATTGAAGCATTATTTCTTCTGACTCAACAGGGTTTGCACCATCCAAGACCGATGACTGGCATGAATGCAACTCCTGGGTTTATGGGTAGGGCGTACCCGCCAAAGTTATATGGCCAGTATGGAAATTCTGTCAGATCTGGCATGGGATTTGGTACTCATGGATATGATACACGAGCAAATGGACGGCCATGGTTGATGTTTGATGGTAAGCAGAAACCCAGGGGACGATTTGGTTACGGTAATGAGAACTCTGATGGTTTGAATGAATTGAACAAAGGGCCTAGATTTAAGGTTTCAAAAAACCACAAGACTTTTGCACCCAATGCCTTGGCAACTAAGGTGCCGAATGACCCAATAAATGCTACTATTGATGAGGAGATGGATAAGATGATTGTAGTTCCAGACCGTGAACAATACAACAGACCAGATTTCCCTGAGGAGTATACTGAGGCAAAATTTTTTGTCATAAAGTCATACAGTGAGGATGATGTCCATAAGAGCATCAAGTATAGTGTTTGGGCCAGCACACAAAATGGCAACAAGAAGCTTCATGCAGCATACCAGGAAGCTCAGGATAAATCTGGTGTTTgccctgtttttcttttcttctcggTGAGAATCTAGACGCAAGAATTTGTAGatctaaatttcttttaaagCATTACTTGCtcctaaatgttttttttttcctctattctTGTCTAGGTAAATACCAGTGGGCAGTTTGTTGGCCTTGCGGAGATGGTAGGAGCTGTTGATTTTGAGAAGAGCGTGGAGTACTGGCAACAAGACAAGTGGAATGGCTGCTTCCCTGTTAAGTGGCACATTGTAAAGGATGTTCCAAACAGTTTGTTAAAGCACATCACCCTTGAGAACAACGAGAACAAACCTGTCACTAATAGTAGGGACACTCAAGAGGTAATTGTACTTTtgggttttgtattttcctggTGTTCTTTGTTTTCCCTTTCTAAATTGCTAACACTtggtttacttataaaaaaaaaaaaaattgctaacACTTGGTTGTGTGTAGGTTAAGTTAGAGCCAGGACTAAAAATGATTAAAGTATTCAAGGAGCATTCCAGCAAAACAtgtattttagatgattttgcATTTTATGAGGCGCGCCAGAAGACAATTCAAGAGAAGAAGGCTAAGCAACCGCATTTTCCAAAACAGGCAAGACATCATCTTTGCCATATGCTCATTTGTAGGCCTTTTGTAGCATgaatgaatttctttttcttgactTTTATATCAGTTCTCAAATTATTCTTCACAAGATTTTGTAGACTATATCTTTGCCATGTGAgcttaaatatttttgtgaaccattgattttttaaatgtcaGGTATGGGAAGGAAAGCACTCTGATGAGAGGATAGAAAGGGCGAATGGTGAGTTGAAAACCCAGAACTTGCTGGAGGCTGCCTCAGATTTGATCAAGGAGCCTATCCCTTCTGATGAGACTAAAGAGGATCCAAAACTGTTGGGGAACGGTTCAGCTGTGGAGACAGGAGATGTGCCTAACGGTGCTAAGCAGGGTATGGTGCCAGAGAATAGAATTCTAGCCAATGGTGTTGCAAATGGTTGCTAGC encodes:
- the LOC121239263 gene encoding YTH domain-containing protein ECT4-like, yielding MATVAPPADQATDLLQKLSLDSQTKALEIPEPTKKPSSNQYGSVDSANATNGQIPSFERSVTPLLPDFMDPSVCYVPNGYPPAAFFYGSYDGTGNEWDDYSRYLNPDGVEMTSGVYGDNGSLLYHHGYGYAPYGPYSPAGSPVPTMGNDGQLYGPQHYQYPFYQPLNPTSGPYTPTPAAPQNDISTSAAADQKPLPVDAANGNSNGVANGGAVKGNYAPTPLKPAHQNSFVSSRSYGSGALSGLGPNSNYQDGRFSFDVLRSPFPWLDGPLLSDGHHRPVTSTAISSPISNGNNLPSSRNQNFRPNSNYIGLHHPRPMTGMNATPGFMGRAYPPKLYGQYGNSVRSGMGFGTHGYDTRANGRPWLMFDGKQKPRGRFGYGNENSDGLNELNKGPRFKVSKNHKTFAPNALATKVPNDPINATIDEEMDKMIVVPDREQYNRPDFPEEYTEAKFFVIKSYSEDDVHKSIKYSVWASTQNGNKKLHAAYQEAQDKSGVCPVFLFFSVNTSGQFVGLAEMVGAVDFEKSVEYWQQDKWNGCFPVKWHIVKDVPNSLLKHITLENNENKPVTNSRDTQEVKLEPGLKMIKVFKEHSSKTCILDDFAFYEARQKTIQEKKAKQPHFPKQVWEGKHSDERIERANGELKTQNLLEAASDLIKEPIPSDETKEDPKLLGNGSAVETGDVPNGAKQGMVPENRILANGVANGC